The Symphalangus syndactylus isolate Jambi chromosome 11, NHGRI_mSymSyn1-v2.1_pri, whole genome shotgun sequence genome contains a region encoding:
- the POU5F2 gene encoding POU domain, class 5, transcription factor 2: protein MEAVSKGLQTAWRCKSQKGALYLCGSWKQRSGLGAHSLNPRTQEFLWIYQISPPTHRHPWPVTPSLPTGGRGLRGPVAVLKPRGPSVPTGAAAGAIPPMAGHRPSNHFCPLPGSGGGGPRGPMPLRVDTLTWLSTQAAPGRVMVWPAVRPGVCPGPEVWRIPLGTLPHEFRGWIAPCRPCLGASEAGDWLRRPSDGALPGPYIALRSIPKLPLPEDISGILKELQQLAKELRRKRLSLGYSQADVGIAVGALFGKVLSQTTICRFEAQQLSLANMWKLRPLLKKWLEEVEAENLLGLCKMEMILQQSRKWRRASRERRIGNSLEKFFQRCPKPTTQQISHIAGCLQLQKDVVRVWFYNRSKMGSRSTNDASPREIVGTAGPPCPGAPVCFHLGLWLPVDIPHYTRLYSAGVAHSSAPATTLGLLRL from the coding sequence ATGGAGGCAGTGAGTAAGGGACTCCAGACAGCTTGGAGATGCAAATCCCAAAAGGGAGCTTTGTACCTCTGTGGGAGTTGGAAGCAAAGGTCAGGGTTGGGGGCTCACTCCCTTAACCCTAGGACCCAGGAGTTCCTATGGATCTACCAGATTTCCCCGCCTACGCACAGGCACCCTTGGCCTGTAACGCCTTCTCTGCCCACTGGGGGGCGGGGCTTGAGAGGGCCGGTGGCTGTTCTGAAGCCTCGAGGGCCATCAGTTCCTACCGGAGCCGCTGCGGGTGCCATTCCACCCATGGCCGGACACAGGCCCTCAAACCACTTCTGCCCCCTTCCAGGCAGTGGTGGGGGCGGCCCCAGAGGGCCGATGCCCCTGCGGGTTGACACTTTGACCTGGTTGAGCACCCAGGCGGCCCCTGGCAGGGTGATGGTCTGGCCGGCAGTCAGGCCAGGGGTCTGCCCAGGCCCTGAGGTGTGGAGGATTCCCCTGGGTACCCTGCCACACGAATTCCGGGGCTGGATAGCACCCTGCAGGCCCTGTCTTGGAGCTAGTGAGGCAGGGGACTGGTTGCGACGCCCCTCCGATGGCGCCCTCCCCGGGCCCTACATTGCCCTGCGGAGCATCCCGAAGTTGCCGCTGCCAGAGGACATCTCGGGCATACTGAAAGAGTTGCAGCAACTGGCCAAGGAGCTGAGGCGGAAGAGGTTGAGCCTAGGGTACTCGCAGGCTGATGTGGGGATCGCTGTGGGAGCTCTATTTGGGAAGGTGCTTAGCCAGACGACCATCTGCCGCTTCGAGGCCCAGCAGCTAAGCCTCGCCAACATGTGGAAGCTGCGACCACTGCTGAAAAAGTGGCTGGAGGAAGTGGAAGCAGAGAACCTTCTTGGCTTATGCAAAATGGAGATGATCCTGCAACAGTCTCGGAAGTGGAGACGGGCAAGCAGGGAGCGACGAATCGGAAACAGCCTGGAGAAATTCTTCCAGCGGTGCCCTAAGCCCACAACTCAGCAAATCAGCCACATTGCTGGGTGCCTCCAGCTGCAGAAGGATGTGGTTCGAGTTTGGTTCTATAACCGCAGCAAGATGGGCAGTCGATCAACCAATGATGCTTCCCCACGGGAGATTGTGGGGACAGCCGGGCCTCCTTGCCCAGGGGCACCAGTGTGCTTTCACCTGGGACTGTGGCTCCCAGTGGATATCCCCCACTATACACGCCTCTACTCTGCAGGGGTAGCCCACTCCTCTGCCCCAGCCACCACTCTGGGCCTCCTCAGACTTTAG